The genomic interval AACTAATTCTCCTCTATCTATGTCCTAACACTATCAAGATAAGCTTagccaaatttttattttgttttcataacTGCTTGTTCAAGAAGAAAATAGGCTATGCCTAAATAagctcaattttttttttgcgatGTGAATGTCAGCCTTAGCCTGATTTCTTACCTAAGGCAGGGTTTTATGTGCTTGCCAGCCTATTCATTTTGCAAATGTATAAAAAGAAGCTTGACCGGACCTAAAAGCTTATTTAAAGGCCTTTGATAGGTACAGGCCTGAGGAGCCTGTGTTCTTTTCATAGCCTAATAAGAGTTTATTAGTTAAGTAATTAGAAATTTAGAACATAAGACATGTTGCTACAAATAAGAGAGGAGTCTTAGAGAGTGATTTATCTTGTTAATTGAGCAAATTAGGGCATTTTGGCATTGGGAGGTAGGCAGACCCTGAAAGTGTTGCCATTATCATTATTTGTAATCAACAGGGATTCCTCCCCACTCCCAGCAAAAAGATAACAATCTCTATCAGCCTTAGAAATAACTATACTTCAAACAGAAGGCAAATAGCAAGTAAGATTGTAGGTAGCAATACATACTCTATGTCGGCCAAATCATTCACCAACTGCACTCGAACAGCTGCAGGCATCTTAATCTTAAAAACAAACCTGCAACAACAATACAGTATAAATAcgaataataaaatgaattgcCAGAAAGTTGGACATTAGTATTATATATAATACTTACATTGTCACTTCTCTTACAATATCAATCAGGGCCAGTCCTTTCCTTGTCTTAATATCATGTAttcctatttaaaatttatgcaaataaaatcataaaatgcttataaatattaaatccaTTTCTAAAAGGTTAAAGACAATCCTGAATACTTTTATAGCTATCTGAATATTGTTCATTTAGAAGCCAATAAGATATTTGCTCAATGTCTTTGGGCAATGGATTTCCAGTGCATAGGTAAACGGCTTCTTCTGTTATCTGCTGAGAGGCCATGTGTGTTGACTGCACAAATATCAAAGCAACAAAATATGTCATCTAGGATCCactgaaaaaaaaacaataattacaGATATAGTAATTCACAATACTTATTCCATAAGTACAATTTATAAATTGGCAGTTGTCCTGGAAACTTGCATAATATAGAATCATGCATGCCAAAATCAAACTTCAAGAAAGAATACTCACGCATTTGGAACCAGCTAAAATAATAAGAACAATAAATGGAAAACTACCCAAGAAAGATGGCTTAACTGGcatcaaaataaacataaatttacATGGCATATAAATATAGATCACCATAAATGagcatatttaaaataaataaataaacaaaatggaTCATTTGAGCATTTATCCaggatatataatttaatagtaaTGCATGTCGCTAATTATTGAAGTTGATACCTCAAAATAATCTTTAGTAAAACTACTTTTTATTTCAGTCAAGATACTCAACGTGTGTCAATGTAAGTGACAAGGGTCCAGATACTAAAACTGTAGAACTACTACTCATTCCCACAAAATAATTTGATTCTGCAACACAAATACAACTACTCCCTTGTATGAAgatattacaaaaaaataaaagaacaagCTGTACTAGCTTTGTAGTTTGTATATAAGAAAACTTAAGGCTTCAAAGAACTACCTGAAGAATATTCAACGCCTTTCTCATATCCCCATTGCTAAGCCGAACAAGAGCAGACAATCCACTGTCTTGAACATCAAGCCTAGTCAAACTCCAAAATGTTAGTAATCAACATATTGCAAGTTACTGAGACCAAAAGAATAACAATGCTTTGACTGTTATAAAAATGTAGTGGAGTAGTTATCTAGTAGCAGCAGCAAAGAAGTGATACATTTCAATGGAACCAGATCAGCAGGTATTACCATGATAATGATTAAATTTGACATTAAAAGACAGACTATGTGATTCACATGGTAAGTTTTATTGGCCGTAACACACTATCACTAAATGATTCCTCacgaaatattttaaaacattaacaaTACTCCTCTTAGTAATTCATAACTCGAAGTAAAACATGTTTTAGTATTAAGAATTCAATCAGATTACCCAAAAGGAATAAATATGATTCATGATCTGGAAGGAACGCCTGCAGTTGAAACGCACAGGCAGTTACAGAGAGATAGACACGCAAGTTGGGTCTtacaacttttaaaaataaaggaccTGTGTGTCATCCTTGCCTCTCTCTGACTGCACTTGCAGTTCCACAGTAGGGGACCCTGATCCTATGATTCAAGTATCAGTATAACAAgagcatatgaaaacccttttcATGGAGTATTTATGTTCATATTACATGTGAATGAACATAAAAATCAGTTTACATTCTAAAATACAAAACGAAAATTCAACAATATAGTGTTTTTTCTGCTATATATATtcatatctatttaaaaaaattggctCTATCTAGTATAACTACAATCATATAAGGACacttaatattaattttctaagATGAACTGAAAGCAAAAAGGATATATATGCTAAGATGATGGAGTTAGAAGAAAGACAGGATGAGTTTGATAAGCTGATTAATTACTTTCTTTTTCTGATTTACTTTGCTCTCTTACATACTATTTGATTCCTTTACTTTGCTATCTTGCAAGGGCCTCTTAATTAGTTGCATTTAAACAAGTTAATGTCAGAAAAGTCCAATCTGAGCTTGTGGAAGATAAACATTTGATAGGCGTTAAAACATGAACATAACTAATTCATACTCTTGATATAAGCAATGAAAGCTTCATTCTTCCCATTATCGCAAAAATGGCACTCGATATGCACATCCCCCATTAAGAgaatagaataataaaaaattatcgcCCAGCAAAAGACATCTTCTGACTGAATCTAACACAGGCAGACTTTATAACAGAGAAGGAAACATACCCTTCAGCCTTAATAACATGTTTCAGCCTTTCAGTGACATGGACAGCATCAAGAGGGGCAAACCGAAAACGAGTGCATCTTGATTGCAGTGCTTGGATAATCTTGTTTACATGATTACAGATAAGTGCAAATCTAGTGCTCTTTGTATATTTCTCAATAACTGTACCAAAAGAAGATGAAGGGTATTATAGCtcaaaaaaatggattgaagctatatatatacataaacaaGATTGAATCAAAGCTATATACATAAATTACATGGTGTATAAATTTTGGTGCACACCTCTACGTAATGCAAATTGGGCATCCTTAGTCATGGCATCTGCTTCATCTAACAAGATCAGTTTTACAGAGGGCTTGACGCTGAACAAAAAACCTTTGAATAGTTAGATAAGTAAATGTTGCAATTCGATTACACTTGAAAATACAACAGAAACCCCAAATTTTGGTTACACTTTTATCCATGTAGCTtcccaataaaataaaaaagcaagcGGAACACACAAATAACAATGCCTTAAATAAAAACCATTGTCATTCATGACTAAAATTTGACATGGACAAGAGGAAATATTTGAATATGCTTGTATTgtctttaaaattttacttttaagtgTTGATATCAACTTAAGGGGGATAAATAGTTTACAATATAAATGCCAGTTATCCAGGATTTGGAAAGGAGATAAATATAGAACCTCCAAGTGGACCAATGGACTGATACAGGAAATTGGAACTCACTACATTATTTACTGCTGAACCCTAAAAATTCAGTGAGGCTATGTTTGGGGGGAGGAAGTgacttatttttcttaatttgattaaagaagCTATAAAATGTTTCTAAAAACAAATCAAGTGTGAAAAACAAATTAATCCATTTATCaagtttttctttcaaaaaatttaaaatctcaaatatatacCAAAATATAGAATTAGTCCTTCAAAGCCCTCCCTTATAACTCTCCAAGACACAACTCCCAAAAATACCCTAAAGATAAACAGGGAAGGTAAGGAGAAGTAGAGAACTATACTAATTGCCTCCTTATTCAATACAAAGTTGTAAAGCTTTCACGTTAAATTGAATATTGATGCACATTACACACTACGGCTAACAAAACCACCACATAACAACAAAGCAACTCAAAGAATATCAGATTGACATCCACAAAAGCAATTCAACGATACAAAGCACTGTGTATTGCAGTCgcacaaaaaaacaaataaattaggCAGAGAAGACAACCCAAATGATAAGCTTTGAGTGCTAGCAAAATCTTGAATCTGTTGTCTAACAACATCAATTCCTCTATCATCTGAAGCATTGAGTTCCAAAATCATATTGTGGTATTGAGCGCCGTAAAGTTTGCGTGCGACGGCGAGAATAGTTGATGTTTTTCCCGTTCCAGGAGGACCGTACAACAGAAGATGGGGTAATCTGTTCTCAGTGGTTAATCTATCAACTACACAAACAGAAATGAACAAACAATTAATAACGCGCCAATGAGGAAGAAGAGGAACGATAAACCctagaagagagagagagagagagagagagttacTGGTGTCGACAATGTCACGGTGAGCAGCGACGTCATCGAGGGACTGAGGACGGTACTTTTCGACCCAGAGAGTGGACTTGCCGCCGATTGAAGGGTTGGGTGCTGAAATGACAGTTTTGCCCTTATCGGGATTGGACGAAAACGAGTTCGTTTGGTCGATGTCCATGGGATAGGTACCCTCCTCCGCCATGGTTATGCCCTAAATAAGTAGTATAGCTTTGTTTCTGGTTATGCTTTGTTCTTTGTCTCTCTCACTTGCGTACTTAAttcctttcctttctcttttattttttaagaaataagaaTATGTAATCACTATATACTCGAACTTGCTTTTCAGTTTCCCGCTCAAAATAATATTCTATTGGGTTGTGTAATCACTATATACAATCATTCTATATTCGTTcacataaaataacatttttcataaacataaaaatacaaCGAGTAAGTACATTCTCAGACTCATGATAAGTTAGGCTGTGTTCGTTGCGCGATTCAAACGTCATTCTTGATAttagatataaatataaaattgtagtACACTTATTTAATAACATTGTAtcgtataaatattttttaaaataaacggTTGGATCGAAAGTTAATATTATATAGattatatctataaatttttatattaatctaTAATTGTGCTATATGTCATCAATATTAtctcaatattaataatgtaattgtatatgttaattttaatggATTTTTGTGACATAGTAAACgattataaattgaatttggTTCATCTAATGTCAAAAATTTGTAAAGTGAGTGCatcaattattgatattattataactatcaaatATTGATCTCCACTATATTATTGAATGAGTGTAATTATTTAGAGGTAATTTGAtgcctcatatatatatatattattgaataattttagGAAAAATATGTACATGATTAATggaaactaattttataagatcaTCATATTATAGATTATGtgatagtttttttaaataaaactattataatatattggaTCTTGAATTCGTGCGATGCCCAGAAACAGAAACATATACTATACGAGAATTAATAATTTtcagtattttaaaaattgtaacaccAAATTTCAAAGCttctaatttatataaaaagaagtttaaaaaaaaaactatatttattaACTTCTAAAATATCgatcaataataatttataagcagttttgaattttttttgaatgtttTTATGTGAGTTGAAACTTAATTGCACACATATTACATAGGTAAATCTTGATTGTTTAATGTGTTTTTATGTGTGTCAATAGTTTAATCTTtcaatttttgaagaaaaagatATAGTAATTAAGAATCTGATCAGAATCAGAGAAGTAAACGAAACCTGgtcaaaatttaaaacacataaatttaaattattgttttccCTATCGATTCGTcgaaatcaaaattaattacttcttcttctacttatttaaattttaactaaaatgtataagatcaataatattttttttattggttcgtcttatttaaattaattacttcACTCGTGATgattttattggttttattttttgaatttttaataaagaaatattttgaaactttcacaAATCTAAGTATAGTTTTAAACTTTTAGTTATGAGTTGAGTTTTAGTCAAAATAGTCTCTTTATCTACACTCACTGtaaattttcgaaatataaaCCAACTGAtacatgaaaaagaaaaattctaaaaaagaaaatgcTAATGTTGACACAAATTTTGCAAATGTAGTGAAAGCAACCATAAAGTAGCTACTGGATAAACTATTTTTGGCAATATTTATGGTTTCCATGAACTATGAATCTCATTATCTGTGTTGAaatttacaatattaaaaatataaaattttaattaaaaaaaagtctcttttaaaaatctctaaatacaatcaatttataaattatctatttagtaataataaagAGTGATAataatctatacaatataataaagcaaacatgatacTTTGAGAAGTTCGATACGTGTCACTTAAATAGA from Cicer arietinum cultivar CDC Frontier isolate Library 1 chromosome 5, Cicar.CDCFrontier_v2.0, whole genome shotgun sequence carries:
- the LOC101510394 gene encoding replication factor C subunit 3, whose translation is MAEEGTYPMDIDQTNSFSSNPDKGKTVISAPNPSIGGKSTLWVEKYRPQSLDDVAAHRDIVDTIDRLTTENRLPHLLLYGPPGTGKTSTILAVARKLYGAQYHNMILELNASDDRGIDVVRQQIQDFASTQSLSFGVKPSVKLILLDEADAMTKDAQFALRRVIEKYTKSTRFALICNHVNKIIQALQSRCTRFRFAPLDAVHVTERLKHVIKAEGLDVQDSGLSALVRLSNGDMRKALNILQSTHMASQQITEEAVYLCTGNPLPKDIEQISYWLLNEQYSDSYKRIHDIKTRKGLALIDIVREVTMFVFKIKMPAAVRVQLVNDLADIEYRLSFGCNDKLQLGSVIASFTRARSALVAAAV